The Cervus elaphus chromosome 9, mCerEla1.1, whole genome shotgun sequence genomic interval TAGTTGTTGGGAGACTGACTGTTTTCCCACTAAATGCTGTCATTcagatatatatttgtatatgtgtatttatgcatatttgtcctttattttttggTAGAAAATGATGCATCCTGTTGCCAGCAGTAATCCAGCTTTTTGTGGGCCTGGCAAACCTTCCTGCCTCAATGAAGATGCCATGAGAGCTGCTGATCAGTTTGACATATATTCCTCCCAGCAAAACAAATACAGCCACACAGTCAGCCACAAACCAATGGTTTGTCAGAGGCAAGACCCGTTAAATGAGACACACTTGCAGACTGCAGGTGGCAGAAGCATAGAGAtaaaagatgaactaaagaaaaagaaaaatctcaaccGATCTGGTAAGCGTGGCCGGCCTTCAGGAACCACCAAATCAGCAGGATACCGGACCAGCACGGGCAGACCCCTGGGAACCACCAAAGCGGCTGGATTTAAAACAAGTCCAGGCAGACCTTTGGGTACAa includes:
- the C9H5orf24 gene encoding UPF0461 protein C5orf24 homolog; this translates as MMHPVASSNPAFCGPGKPSCLNEDAMRAADQFDIYSSQQNKYSHTVSHKPMVCQRQDPLNETHLQTAGGRSIEIKDELKKKKNLNRSGKRGRPSGTTKSAGYRTSTGRPLGTTKAAGFKTSPGRPLGTTKAAGYKVSPGRPPGSIKALSRLADLGYGCGTAAFPYPMIHGRAVHGVEETSSEIKPPNE